A single region of the Vicia villosa cultivar HV-30 ecotype Madison, WI linkage group LG4, Vvil1.0, whole genome shotgun sequence genome encodes:
- the LOC131594123 gene encoding protein SOB FIVE-LIKE 6-like, producing MDKSISQYSNASESGWTHYLDQSSISESYVQRKSENVEYEGKRTRMKKEEKFEEDSSMVSDASSGPPHYDNEEYYYENLYHHCLSTTNKESNKKKKVKESNKKKKVKECDKSQQSSHLDDTASSPYFNCPNKSHKKQDSFSKNGAVENAFQFATRIKLRVIR from the exons ATGGATAAATCTATTTCACAATATAGTAATGCTAGTGAATCAGGTTGGACTCACTACTTAGACCAATCCTCTATTTCTGAGAGCTATGTCCAAAGGAAAAGTGAGAATGTAGAGTATGAAGGAAAAAGAACAAGAATGAAAAAGGAAGAGAAGTTTGAAGAAGATTCATCAATGGTGTCTGATGCTTCTTCTGGACCTCCACATTATGACAATGAAGAATACTATTATGAAAATCTGTATCATCATTGTCTTTCTACTACAAACAAAGAATCCAACAAGAAGAAAAAAGTCAAAGAATCCAACAAGAAGAAAAAAGTCAAAGAATGTGACAAAAGTCAACAATCTTCACATCTTGATGACACTGCTAGCTCCCCATATTTCAATTGTCCCAACAAGAGTCATAAG AAGCAAGACAGTTTCTCTAAGAATGGAGCAGTGGAGAATGCATTCCAATTTGCAACAAGAATAAAG TTGAGGGTGATTAGGTGA